GGGGCGGATACTGGCTCGCCCGGGTCCTCGGAGAGAGGACCGTGCTGCGGATGCTCGGCCGCTACCGGGGACGTATCGAAGGCCACCTCTCCCGCGCAGGGTTCGAGGCGATCTGCATGATGCGGCTCATGCCCGGCATCCCCTACTGGCCGGTGAACTACGGGGCGGGGGTATTCGGAGTCAGGCAGCGCGTGTACGTGAGCGCCAGTCTTCTCAGCATCGTCCCCGGGCAGGTCTCCCTGGTGGCGATCGGCGCGTTCGCCGCGAGCCCGACCCTCCTCACCGCCCTGCCCGTGCTGGTCTCCTGGGCGGTGGTGATTGTCCTGACCGTCGGGGCGTACCGCCGGTGGCGGTCGGTGGAGGCCGAAGCCTGATGGACGCGACGACGACGGCGCAGTACACGGTGCTGCAGCCCGGAGTGAGGGTCGCTGCGGAGATTGAGCGGAAGAAGTCCCGCTTCCTCGCCGTGCTCACCCGCAGCGACGCCGTCGAGGACGCGCAGGCGCTGGTGGACGAGCTGCGCCGGGAGCACCACGCCGCACGGCACCACTGCTCCGCATGGGTCATCGGTCCTGACCGGCGCATCCAGCGGGCCAACGACGACGGCGAGCCCTCCGGCACGGCCGCGGCCCCCATGCTCGAAGCGCTGAACAAGGCTGACATGCCCGGCGGAGCGCAGGACCTCTCCGACGCGGCCGTCGTCGTCGTGCGCTGGTTCGGCGGCACCCTGCTGGGCGCGGGCGGACTCGTCAGCGCCTATTCGGATGCTGTCCTCGCCGCTCTGGAGCAGGCGCGGGGGAAGTTCCTCCTCCGTCGCAGAATGCGGCTCTTCAGCCTCCTGGCCCCCATCGCCCAGGCGGGCCAGTGGGAGAACGAGCTGCGCAGCCACGGCATCCAGGTCCCCGGCGCGGACTACACATCAGCGGGGGAGGCAGCGCTGCGTCTGGCTGTGCCCGACACGGACGAGGACCTCGCCGTGCTCACCGCCCGGACTGCCGCGCTCACCCACGGCCAAGGCGAACTGGCCTCAGCCGGGGTCGAGTGGGTCGACGTCACCGGCTGAGGCCAGCGAGCGGCAGGAACGGCCTGCGCGCCCCCGGAACCGACTCAGATGTGGTCCCGCGGAATCGTCCTCTCCCAGGTCTTGGAGGCCAACCGGGTCTCGCCCTCATAGGCATCCAGCTCGGCGTAGACGAGGAACTCAGTGGGAGTGGAGGTCAGCACCGTCTTGGTGCGGATCTCGGTGCTCCAATCGCCGCGGGAGAAGCCCATGGTCCAGTCGGTCTCGCCGCGGACGGAGTCATAGTCCCGGCCCACGAAGCTGTACTTCTCGTAGGCCCGCCGGGTCAGGTTCAGATCGATGTCCGGCAGGTTCACCACACCCAGGTCCTTGACCACCTCGAGGGACCCTGAGAGGTCCACCAGGCTGCGGGAGACCTTCCAGTCCAGATCCCCGGGGATGACCTGATCCACTGCGATGGGCTCAGTGCCCTCCGGCTCGCCGAACTGCGGCACCAGCGAGGCGTCCTCATCGTTCTCAAAGGGCCGCTCGGGCAGGATCAGCGCAGACTCCTCCGGGTGCACGGTCAGGCGCACCGGCTCGGGGGAGGGCCAGGTCACGGGCCAGTAGGAGGTCGACACGGACAGCCGCAGCCGGTGGCCGGCGGGGAAGGACTGCGCCATGCCGTTGAGGTGCACGCGCACCGTGTACTTCCTGCCGGGCTCCAGCTCTTCGGGGGAGTCGTGCCCGTTGAGATGGTTGAGGTTGGCCACCCCGTAGGAGACCCGTGTGGCGGCGTCGTCGGGGGCGACGTCGGAGAGCCGGACAGCCACCTGCGCGACCGGCCGGTCCACCTCGAAGGTCAGCTCAGCCACCGGTGCGCCGAGCAGCTCAAGGCGCTCATCCAGCGGCTCGGCGGTGAAGATCATCGCGCCGCCGTCCTCCTCGCGCTGGTCGTAGGGGAGATCCGGCGGGGCGTTGTAGGAGCACCATTTGCCGCCGTAGAGCCCCACCGACAGGGGCGAGGAGATGCTCACCGGCGGGCTGGGCTCCGGCTTGTCAGGGGCCAGGATGGAGTGCCGGCCCAGCGGGTGCCGGATCTCGTTGATGCGCGGGCTGGGCCAGGAGGGCTCGCCCACCCAGCGGCCCGGCCGGTCGTCGTAGGCGGTGGCCGGCTCGATCGTGTCCTGCATCCAGATGGACAGGTCCGGACCGTCGGCGGCGCCGTTGTCCTTCCTGTCCTTCAGCCAGTGGTCCCACCAGGCGACCACCTCCTGCAGCCAGCCGATGGCGGGGCCGGGCTCGCCCTGGTGCGGGTACTTGTGGCTCCAGGGGCCGATGAGCCCCCGGGTGGGAGCGTTCAGGCCCTCGAGCAGGCGGAATACGGAGTTGGAGTAGCCGTCGGCCCACCCGCTGACTGCGAAGACCGGCACCTCGACGTCGTCGAAGTTCTCGCTGATGGAGCCGTGCTTCCAGTAGTCGTCGCGGCGCTGGTGCTTCAGCCACTTCTCCAGCCACAGGCCGGAGCCCTCGATCCGCTCACGCCACATGTCGCGCCACTTCTCGCCGACGACGTCGGGGTCGGGCGGGCAGGTGGAGTAGGCGAGCATGGTGGAGGCCCAGGACAGGTTGTCGGTGAGCATGAGCCCGCCCATGTAGTGGACGTCGTCGGCGTAGCGGTCATCCGTGGAGGCCACGGTGACCACTGCGCCCAGGGACTCGGGCCGGCGGGCTGCGACCTGGAGCCCGTTGAACCCGCCCCATGAGATGCCCATGATGCCGGTCCTCCCGGAGCACCACGGCTGGGAGGCCATCCAGGCGAGGACCTCCTCGATGTCCTGCAGCTCCCGCTCGAGGTACTCGTCCTCCAGCACGCCCTCGGAGTCGCCGGAGCCGCGCAGGTCCAGGCGGAGGCAGGCGTAGCCGTGGCCGGCCATGTAAGGGTGGTGGACCGAGTCCCGCTGGGCGGTCATGTCCCGCTTGCGGTACGGGATGGCCTCCACGATCCCCGGGACGGGCTCCTCCTCAGCGGCGACCGGCCTCCACAGCCGGGCCGAGAGGCGGGTGCCGTCGGAGAGCGGAATCCAGAGGTGCTCGGTCTCCTCGACGTCGTAGGGAAGTGAGGTCACAGTGTGCAATGGAATAGCCCTCCTCAGAGGTCTTCGATCTCGAAGTTCAGCTCGTCGACGACCTTGTTGTAGGTCTCGACCATCTCTTCCTCGGTCTGCCCGGCGGTGAAGATCTCCGCCAGCGTGTAGCTGTAGGCGTCCTCGGCCACGTCCCCGGAGAGCTTCCGGTCCGCCTTCTTCTCGATCTGGATGGCGGTGCCGGGGTGCTTCTCCTCAACGGCCCGGACTTCCTCCGGGGTGGGGACCCGGCTGATCCAGCCGTCCTGGAAGCGGCGGAGGAACCAGGTGCCGGCCACCTTGAACTCACCGTTCTGAGCGGGCATGGCCGGACGGTTTCCGAGGGCCAGATCCACCATGCAGGCATGGTTGGGGCGTCCGTCAACCAGGTAGAACAGCTGGGCGTGGGACTGGGAGTGCCGGGAATTGATCTCCAGCAGGCGCAGCTTCTGCCGCTCGGCGTCCCAGAAGTACTCGATGTTGAAGGTGCTGTGGTGCAGGCCGACTGCCTCAATGACCCGCCTGGAGACATCGCCGATGTGCTCCTGGACGTCTGCGGGCAGCTGGGAGGGGTACTGGTAGCGCAGGAAGCTGGAGGTGCCCTCGTAGAGGTGGGAGTCGATGACGCCGTAGACGTGCACCTCGCTCTTGTAGCTGTATCCCTCCACGGTGAGCATGGAGCCGGAGGCCTCCTCCTCGACCATGGCGGCGCTGCCGCCGATCTCGGCGATCTCCTGGGGGAGGTCGACCCGTTCGAGGATTTCGTTGAAGCCGCCGCCCATCCGGTCGACCACCTGGCGCTCCTCCTCGAGCGCCTCGTTCAGGGCGGTGCTGTCGGTGATCCGGTAGGCGCCCTCGGACGATGTGGACTTGATGGGCTTGATCCAGGCCGGGAAGCTCATGTCTCCGGGCAGGGAGACCTCGGGGTCGTTGAGGTCGATCAGCCCGAAGCCGGGGATCTCCTCGCCGGCGACCTTCTGCTGCTCCAAACGGCTCCAGTACTTGTGCTCAACGGTGACGATGCCTCTGAGGTTCGCATGGGGCAGGCTGTGCCGCTCGGCGAGGATGGGGGCCATCGCGGTGGCCGGGAAGTCCCAGTAGGCGACGATCGCGTCAATGCTGCCGTCGAAGGCGTCGAGCTGCTGCTCGGCCTTCTCGAGGAGGTCATTGACGGTGAAGGCGCCGTCCTGCAGCGCGTCGAAGCTCAGCAGCTGGTGGAACGTGTAGTCCTCGGCTCCGGGGAGCTTCTTCAGGGCACGATGATTGAGGTCATCGAGGCCCAGGACAAAGATATTCAGACCCAATGTTGCTCCTTGTGCACATGTTGTCCTTGCGTATGATCCGTACGGGTGGAAGCTAACACCAGGTCTCTGAACGGGAACCTGTGCTGACCTGGGGCGA
The sequence above is drawn from the Nesterenkonia populi genome and encodes:
- a CDS encoding TVP38/TMEM64 family protein, with translation MAADQSGHEEAAWVSLVRNGALVAVVLLMIWLAFNADLPALETLQQMAADWGLLGMVAFIGLYAAVAVTPIPVTIMATAAGVLYGVGLGSIVAVIGVTIGAWGGYWLARVLGERTVLRMLGRYRGRIEGHLSRAGFEAICMMRLMPGIPYWPVNYGAGVFGVRQRVYVSASLLSIVPGQVSLVAIGAFAASPTLLTALPVLVSWAVVIVLTVGAYRRWRSVEAEA
- a CDS encoding IMPACT family protein is translated as MDATTTAQYTVLQPGVRVAAEIERKKSRFLAVLTRSDAVEDAQALVDELRREHHAARHHCSAWVIGPDRRIQRANDDGEPSGTAAAPMLEALNKADMPGGAQDLSDAAVVVVRWFGGTLLGAGGLVSAYSDAVLAALEQARGKFLLRRRMRLFSLLAPIAQAGQWENELRSHGIQVPGADYTSAGEAALRLAVPDTDEDLAVLTARTAALTHGQGELASAGVEWVDVTG
- a CDS encoding CocE/NonD family hydrolase; the encoded protein is MTSLPYDVEETEHLWIPLSDGTRLSARLWRPVAAEEEPVPGIVEAIPYRKRDMTAQRDSVHHPYMAGHGYACLRLDLRGSGDSEGVLEDEYLERELQDIEEVLAWMASQPWCSGRTGIMGISWGGFNGLQVAARRPESLGAVVTVASTDDRYADDVHYMGGLMLTDNLSWASTMLAYSTCPPDPDVVGEKWRDMWRERIEGSGLWLEKWLKHQRRDDYWKHGSISENFDDVEVPVFAVSGWADGYSNSVFRLLEGLNAPTRGLIGPWSHKYPHQGEPGPAIGWLQEVVAWWDHWLKDRKDNGAADGPDLSIWMQDTIEPATAYDDRPGRWVGEPSWPSPRINEIRHPLGRHSILAPDKPEPSPPVSISSPLSVGLYGGKWCSYNAPPDLPYDQREEDGGAMIFTAEPLDERLELLGAPVAELTFEVDRPVAQVAVRLSDVAPDDAATRVSYGVANLNHLNGHDSPEELEPGRKYTVRVHLNGMAQSFPAGHRLRLSVSTSYWPVTWPSPEPVRLTVHPEESALILPERPFENDEDASLVPQFGEPEGTEPIAVDQVIPGDLDWKVSRSLVDLSGSLEVVKDLGVVNLPDIDLNLTRRAYEKYSFVGRDYDSVRGETDWTMGFSRGDWSTEIRTKTVLTSTPTEFLVYAELDAYEGETRLASKTWERTIPRDHI
- a CDS encoding ATP-grasp domain-containing protein — encoded protein: MGLNIFVLGLDDLNHRALKKLPGAEDYTFHQLLSFDALQDGAFTVNDLLEKAEQQLDAFDGSIDAIVAYWDFPATAMAPILAERHSLPHANLRGIVTVEHKYWSRLEQQKVAGEEIPGFGLIDLNDPEVSLPGDMSFPAWIKPIKSTSSEGAYRITDSTALNEALEEERQVVDRMGGGFNEILERVDLPQEIAEIGGSAAMVEEEASGSMLTVEGYSYKSEVHVYGVIDSHLYEGTSSFLRYQYPSQLPADVQEHIGDVSRRVIEAVGLHHSTFNIEYFWDAERQKLRLLEINSRHSQSHAQLFYLVDGRPNHACMVDLALGNRPAMPAQNGEFKVAGTWFLRRFQDGWISRVPTPEEVRAVEEKHPGTAIQIEKKADRKLSGDVAEDAYSYTLAEIFTAGQTEEEMVETYNKVVDELNFEIEDL